A region of the Gemmobacter fulvus genome:
AGCAAAGGCCCGGTCAGCGCGACCGGGCCCTCGTTTTCCGTGGCAACGCCTTTGACGGGGGCTCGATGCCCGCGTCAAAGGCCCCTGTGATCCGGGATCAGACCGCCTTTTTCAGCGCTTCGATCAGGTCGATACGTTCCCAGCTGAAACCGCCATCGGCCTCCGGCTCACGCCCGAAATGGCCATAGGCACTGGTGCGGGCATAGATCGGGCGATTCAGGCCCAGATGCTCGCGGATGCCGCGCGGCGTCAGGTCCATCACCTCGGCCACGGCCCGTTCAATCGCGGCTTCATCCGCCTGGCCGGTGCCATGGGTATCGACATAGATCGACAGCGGCTTGGCCACACCGATGGCATAGCTGACCTGAAGGGTGCAGCGATCCGCCAGACCGGCTGCCACCACGTTCTTGGCCAGATAGCGCGCGGCATAGGCGGCCGAACGGTCCACCTTGGTCGGATCCTTGCCCGAGAACGCGCCGCCGCCATGCGGAGCCGCGCCACCATAGGTGTCCACGATGATCTTGCGCCCGGTCAGGCCCGCATCGCCATCCGGCCCGCCGATCACGAAGGTGCCGGTCGGGTTGACCCACCATTCGGTTTTTTCGGTAATCCAGCCCGAGGGCAGCACTTCGCGGATATAGGGTTCCACGATGGCGCGGATGTCATCCGAGGTCTGGCTTTCCAGCGCGTGCTGGGTCGACAGCACGATGGAAGTCACTTCGACCGGCTTGCCGCCTTCATAGCGCAGGCTGAGCTGCGATTTGGCGTCGGGGCGCAGCGTCGGTTCCTGCCCGGATTTGCGCACCTCGGCCAGACGGCGCAGGATGGCATGGGCATATTGAATCGGCGCCGGCATCAGTTCCGGCGTCTCGCGGCAGGCATACCCGAACATGATGCCCTGATCGCCGGCCCCATCCTTGTCGACGCCCTGCGCGATATGCGCGCTTTGTTTGTGCAGGTGGTTTTTCACCTTCAACGTATTCCAGTGGAATTCGTCCTGCTCGTAGCCGATATCCTTCACGCAGCCGCGCACGATATCTTCCACGCTGTCGATCATGGTTTTCAGCACTTTCTTGTCGCTGAGTCCCACTTCCCCGCCGACGACCACGCGATTGGTGGTGGCAAAGGTTTCACAGGCAACACGGGCATTGGGCTCTTCCGTCAGGAAGGCATCCAGAACCGCATCGGAAATGCGGTCGCACACCTTGTCGGGGTGCCCTTCGGAAACGGATTCCGAAGTAAAAACGTAATCAAGTCTGCTCATGGGGAAGTGCTCCGTTGATATATCCCCGTCACGCCAGGAAGCCGTTGTGACAGTTCGATGTCTCTCCGTTACGCCCCATGCTGCGGCGCGTCAAGCGGGGGTTGTTTCCGGAACCGAAACACCATCAGCGCGAGCCCGGCCAGCAACAGCAAGAGCGGCACCTCGCCCCAGCGCGCAAAAGGCGTGATCGGCAGCGGCCCCGGCAGATCGGCATCCAGATAGGCGGCAATGCCGAATTCCAGCCCCGCCACCACCCGTCCGCGCGCATCGACGATCTGGGTCACGCCGGTATTGGCCACCCGAACCAGCGGCAATCCCTGCTCCACCGCGCGCAGCCGCGCCTGCGCGGCATGTTGAAACGGCCCGGTCCAAGTGCCGAACCAGGCGTCATTGGTGATATGCAGCAGCCAGTCCGGGCGCCCAGGTGCCGCGCGCAGATCCTGTGGGAACACCGCCTCATAGCAGATCAGCGGCAGCACCTTGCCAAGCCCCGCCAGATCCAGAACGGCGGCACCGGGCCCGGCGCTATAGCCATATCCGCGCTGTGCGGCAAAAGCACGCAGACCGAACAGCCGATAGGCCCATTCCCCCAAGGGCACATATTCACCGAAGGGCACGAGGTGGTGTTTGTCATAGACTGCCTGCGGTTGCCCCGCGTCACCGATCACCACGAGGCTGTTATAGGCGGCCTCGCCCTCCAGCCGTTGCACCCCCAGCGCGACCGGCACGCCCTTGGCCGCATCGGCAATCGCCTGCGCCGCACTGCCCCCCGCTTCGTAAAGATAGGGCAGCGCGGTTTCCGGCCAGATCACCAGATCGGGGCGCGGCAGCGCGGCGGTGTAATCCAGTTGCAACTGGAACAGCCGCTCGGCCTGAAGCGGATCCCATTTCAGATGTTGCTCGGCATTGGGCTGCACCAGACGCAGGCGCAGGCCCGGGGACTCCGGCTCCGGCTGGGCCAGCCGCCATGCCCCCGCCCCGAACGACAGGCCCAGCAGCAGCGCCGCCAGCCCCGAGGCCAACACGCGCCGCCGCCCCGCCCAGGCCACCGGCAGCGCCGCAAGCCCCAGCGTCAGCAGGGTCAGCCCGTTTGGCCCGATATAGGCCGCCAGTTGTGCCACCGGCGTATCAATCCAGATATGGCCCGGCAGCGCCCAGGGAAACCCCGTCAGCACCCAGCCACGCGCGGTCTCGGCCAGGGTCAGCGCCAGCGCAAAGCCCAAGGCCCGCCGCGCCCTGCCCGCTTGCCGCCCGGCCAGATAGGCCGCCGCAGCCCAGAACAGCGCCAGCCCGAACCCCATCAGCAGCAGCGCAAACGGGGCCATCCAGCCATAGCGCGCGGCATCGACCAGAAACGGCTGCACGATCCAGTTGAGCGCCGCACAGAAATACCCCGCCCCGGCGATCCAGCCGATGCGGCAGGCCTGACGTGCATCCGCTGCCCCGGCCACCCGCGCCACAATCGCCGCAAAGGCTGGCAGCGCCAGCCACCATGCGGCGAAGGGGGCCTGCCCGCTGGCCGCCACCATACCCAGCGCAAAGCTGATGCCCGCCCCGCGCCAATCCGGTCTTGCCATGCTCAGCCTTCGGATTTTGTCATCGCCTGCGTCGCCGCCTCGGGCAGGCGCAACCGCAACCGCTTGATCCGGCGGGGATCCGCATCGACGATCTCGAACTCCACGCCACTTTCATGCGGCACGATTTCGCCCCGCGCCGGCACGCGCCCGGTGCGCAGGAACACCAGCCCGCCGAGCGTGTCGATATCCTCGTCATCCTCGCCGATGCGCAGGCCTTGACCGATCTCGGCCTCTACCTCGTCCAGCGGCGCGGTGGACTGGATCAGCCAGACACCCGGCTTTTCCAGCTTCCACAACGCGCCTTCGGCCTCGTCATGTTCATCCTCGATCTCGCCGATCACCGTCTCGATCAGATCCTCGATGGTCACAAGCCCGTCGACACCGCCATATTCGTCGATCACCAGTGCCATATGGACCCGTTCTTTCTGCATTTTCTGCAACAGAACGTTCAGCGGCATCGAGGGCGGCGCATAGAGGATCGGGCGCAGCAGCTTTTTCAGGCTGAACCGCCCGCCCGCGCCAAACCCGTGCTGAAGCGCCATGTCTTTCAGCAGCACCAGACCCTGCGGATGGTCCAGCGTGCCCTTGTAGACCGGCAGGCGCGAAAATCCTTGCTGGCGGAACACCTCGACAAGTTCATCCTTGCCGATATCCAGCGGCACCGCCGCGATTTCCACCTTGGGAATGGCCACATCATCCACGCGCAGCTTGCGCAGATTGGCGATACCGGGCAATTGCCCCGCCGTCGCTGTGGCCGCAGCCGCCTGCGCCTGCTGCGCATCCGGCGAGGGTTCGGGCGTGGGGGTCAGCGCAGACAGAAGGCGGCCGAAAAAGCCTTTCTGCGCGGGATCTGACGGAGGTTCAGAGGCCTCGGAGGAAATATTGTCATCTGTCGACGCATTCTGCGCCACCGTCGATCCGTCGTAACTACTGCCCATCGGTCCTTGTCCAGATATCACGCACACTCTGCGCCTTGATTGGTCGGCACCGTTGTTGCGGCACCTTAATAGGGGTCGGCAATGCCGAGCCGCGCCAGTATGCGCACCTCGGTCGCCTCCATCAACTCTGCATCTGCATCGTCAATGTGATCATAGCCCAGCAGATGCAATATGCCATGCACGATCAGATGCACCACATGATCTTCCATCGGCTTGCCCTGTTCGGCAGCTTCCCGCGCGCAGGTCTCCCAGGCGATGGCGATATCGCCCAGATGCGCCGGGTCATCCACACTGCCCGGCTCTGGCAGGTCCGGCGCCTCGCCTGCAAATTCCGAGCCGCGCTCTTCCGAAGGCCAGCTCAGCACATTGGTCGGCACCGGCTTGTCGCGGAACTCGGTATTCAGGCCCGCGATGCGCGCATCGTCGCAGCCCATGATGACCATCTGATAAAGGTCAGGCTCCAACCCCAGCTCTGCCACCACGGCCAGGGCTGCGCGTTCTGACGCCGCCTGCAACCCGAAGGTCTGCCAGCGCGCATCTTCAATGACATGGTCCACAATCGCGTTCATGCCGCCCTCATAGCGGGTGTGCGGTCGGTCTTCAAATCGCTAAATCGCCTCACCTGATCGCCGCAACGCAGATCCCCCGGCGCAGGGCCGGGGGAAAGTCTGTGTGCGGGTATGACCGCAAGGCGCGGCTCAGGCTTTGTGGCTTTCATCCGCCTCATAGGCCTCGATGATGCGCGCCACCAGCGGGTGCCGCACCACATCCTTGGCGGTGAAGTAGTTGAACGTCACCCCTTTCACGCCCTTCAGGATGCGCTCTGCCTCTTGCAGGCCCGAGGGCACGCCGCGCGGCAGGTCAACCTGCGTGCGGTCGCCGGTGATCACCATACGCGAGCCCTGCCCCAGACGCGTCAGGAACATCTTCATCTGCATGGTGGTCGCGTTCTGCGCCTCATCCAGCACCACAAAGGCATTGGACAGCGTGCGCCCGCGCATGAAGGCCAGCGGCGCGATTTCGATCCGCTTTTCCTCGATCAGCTTCTGCACCTGCTTTTGCGGCAAGAAGTCGTTCAGCGCATCGTAAAGCGGCTGCATATAGGGGTCGATCTTTTCCTTCATGTCGCCGGGCAGAAACCCGAGCCGCTCGCCCGCCTCGACCGCAGGGCGGCTGAGGATGATCTTTTCCACCATGCCGCCGATGAACATGGTCACGCCGACCGCCACGGCCAGATAGGTCTTGCCGGTGCCCGCAGGCCCGATGCCAAAGCCCAGCTCATTGGCGAACAGATTGGCGACATAGGCCTTCTGCGCCTCAGTGCGGGGTTCGATCGGTTTCTTGCGGGTGCGCAGCTCCACCGAGCCCGGGGTGAACATCTCGATCTGTTCGGATCCGGCCACATTGCGCAGCGCGTCCGGCATCGGTTGCCCCATGCGGATGGCGGCCTCGATATCGCCCGCACTCACCGCACGACCGGCTTCCAGTCGCGCATAAAGCGCACGCAGCACCGCCGCTGCCTGCTCCCGCGCGCCCTTGTCCCCGATCACTGCCAGACGGTTGCCCCGCCGCAGGATATGAACCCCCATCTGATGTTCGACCTGCGCCAGATTGCGGTCATATTCGCCGCACAGATCAATCAGAAGGCGGTTGTCGGGAAATTCCAGAAGCGTTTCCACAACGTCATCCGAACGGGTCGGGGGGGTCAGCGCGCTGATGCCCAATGGCTGTTCCTTTACTGCTAGAGGCCATGATCCGAGTCTGCGCCTCATTGGTAAATGAAACAAGACAATGCTGCGCGATCCGGTTCCCAAACTGAGGATTTGCCCAAAAAATGCGCATTTGCGCCACAGTGCCCACACCAGAGTTTGTGGCGATGCCCCGTCGCACCACCGCCCATGGGGCAATGCAAAAGGCCGCAGAAATCTCTGCGGCCTTTTGGTAAAATTCAGGCGATCCTGGGATCAGTTGGTGCGCCGCCCCGCATAGGGCACATAGTCGCGCAGGCCCGCATCGCGGGTTTGGTAGTTGCGCACCACGGTT
Encoded here:
- the lnt gene encoding apolipoprotein N-acyltransferase; protein product: MARPDWRGAGISFALGMVAASGQAPFAAWWLALPAFAAIVARVAGAADARQACRIGWIAGAGYFCAALNWIVQPFLVDAARYGWMAPFALLLMGFGLALFWAAAAYLAGRQAGRARRALGFALALTLAETARGWVLTGFPWALPGHIWIDTPVAQLAAYIGPNGLTLLTLGLAALPVAWAGRRRVLASGLAALLLGLSFGAGAWRLAQPEPESPGLRLRLVQPNAEQHLKWDPLQAERLFQLQLDYTAALPRPDLVIWPETALPYLYEAGGSAAQAIADAAKGVPVALGVQRLEGEAAYNSLVVIGDAGQPQAVYDKHHLVPFGEYVPLGEWAYRLFGLRAFAAQRGYGYSAGPGAAVLDLAGLGKVLPLICYEAVFPQDLRAAPGRPDWLLHITNDAWFGTWTGPFQHAAQARLRAVEQGLPLVRVANTGVTQIVDARGRVVAGLEFGIAAYLDADLPGPLPITPFARWGEVPLLLLLAGLALMVFRFRKQPPLDAPQHGA
- the metK gene encoding methionine adenosyltransferase — translated: MSRLDYVFTSESVSEGHPDKVCDRISDAVLDAFLTEEPNARVACETFATTNRVVVGGEVGLSDKKVLKTMIDSVEDIVRGCVKDIGYEQDEFHWNTLKVKNHLHKQSAHIAQGVDKDGAGDQGIMFGYACRETPELMPAPIQYAHAILRRLAEVRKSGQEPTLRPDAKSQLSLRYEGGKPVEVTSIVLSTQHALESQTSDDIRAIVEPYIREVLPSGWITEKTEWWVNPTGTFVIGGPDGDAGLTGRKIIVDTYGGAAPHGGGAFSGKDPTKVDRSAAYAARYLAKNVVAAGLADRCTLQVSYAIGVAKPLSIYVDTHGTGQADEAAIERAVAEVMDLTPRGIREHLGLNRPIYARTSAYGHFGREPEADGGFSWERIDLIEALKKAV
- a CDS encoding PhoH family protein, producing MRRRLGSWPLAVKEQPLGISALTPPTRSDDVVETLLEFPDNRLLIDLCGEYDRNLAQVEHQMGVHILRRGNRLAVIGDKGAREQAAAVLRALYARLEAGRAVSAGDIEAAIRMGQPMPDALRNVAGSEQIEMFTPGSVELRTRKKPIEPRTEAQKAYVANLFANELGFGIGPAGTGKTYLAVAVGVTMFIGGMVEKIILSRPAVEAGERLGFLPGDMKEKIDPYMQPLYDALNDFLPQKQVQKLIEEKRIEIAPLAFMRGRTLSNAFVVLDEAQNATTMQMKMFLTRLGQGSRMVITGDRTQVDLPRGVPSGLQEAERILKGVKGVTFNYFTAKDVVRHPLVARIIEAYEADESHKA
- a CDS encoding transporter associated domain-containing protein, which gives rise to MGSSYDGSTVAQNASTDDNISSEASEPPSDPAQKGFFGRLLSALTPTPEPSPDAQQAQAAAATATAGQLPGIANLRKLRVDDVAIPKVEIAAVPLDIGKDELVEVFRQQGFSRLPVYKGTLDHPQGLVLLKDMALQHGFGAGGRFSLKKLLRPILYAPPSMPLNVLLQKMQKERVHMALVIDEYGGVDGLVTIEDLIETVIGEIEDEHDEAEGALWKLEKPGVWLIQSTAPLDEVEAEIGQGLRIGEDDEDIDTLGGLVFLRTGRVPARGEIVPHESGVEFEIVDADPRRIKRLRLRLPEAATQAMTKSEG
- the ybeY gene encoding rRNA maturation RNase YbeY produces the protein MNAIVDHVIEDARWQTFGLQAASERAALAVVAELGLEPDLYQMVIMGCDDARIAGLNTEFRDKPVPTNVLSWPSEERGSEFAGEAPDLPEPGSVDDPAHLGDIAIAWETCAREAAEQGKPMEDHVVHLIVHGILHLLGYDHIDDADAELMEATEVRILARLGIADPY